The Planctomycetota bacterium genome segment CGCGGGCGGGCGCAGCCCGCCGCAAGCGCCAGGACCAAGGCGGTCGCGAGCGCGTGCCTCACCGGAACCTCCTTTCCGAAAGTCTCCAGGCCGGTCTGCACGCCTGACGCGGCGCGGGGACGGATGTTATGTCGCCGTTTCGACGTAACGTTCGCGGAGCGTTTGTCTCTTAATAGGGAGGGTGTGGGTTTTTCCCTTCGGCCGTGCCCCCACCTTGCAGGCGAACCTGAGATCAGGGAGGGTTTGTTCATGAACGTCGCGTCGCTGTGCACCGTGATGGGAGTTCTCATGGCGGCCCCCGCGGCATGGGGGGAAGGGGACGCGGTTCGGACGCCGGCTCCGAAGGAAGAAGAGGCTGTCTTGGCGATCGATCCTCTGCCCCGGACTCTGGTCGAGGAAGAGCCGCTCGCCGGCGCGGAAGAGGAGGATCTCTTCGAGGAGGCCTCCCAGGTGCAGCCTCCGCGGACGGGATTTTCTCTGGGACCCCGGGCCGGCTACCTTCGGGCGCGCGATGCGGACCGCGGCACGTGGTTCGGCGGCGTGCAGGCGCGCCTGCGCCTCTCGCCGGCATTCGCCCTCGAGGGATCGATCGAATTCCACCAGGACGAATTCGCCGACGGGAGCGTGGAGGTGACGCAATATCCCGTGCAGGCCACGGCGCTTTTGTACCCCTTTCCGGAACTTCCCTTCCAGGTGTACGTGCTGGGCGGCGCCGGCTGGTACTTCACGCGCTTCAGCTTCGAGGACGAGCTGGAGGATCTCGACGATGAGACCGACAGCGTGTGGGGCATCCACGTCGGCGTGGGCGCGGAGCTCTTCGCCGGAGACGCCTTCTCGCTCGACGCCGACGTCCGCTACATCTTTCTCGACGAGAGCGACGACGTTTCCGGCGGCCAGTTCGGCGAGTTCGACGACGACGAGATGGACTTCTGGCAGATCACGCTGGCGCTGAATTTTCGTTTCTGAAGCCGCGCCCGCGCGTGACCCCGGCGGACCCCTCCGGATCGTACGGTGGACAGGCTCCCGGTTCCGTTGTCCAATGAAGCCGTGCGAACGGCCGCCGCCGTATGGGACGCCTTCCGCCGATGGGGGTACCTCCAGGCCCGCCTGGACCCCCTCGGGCGGCTGAAGCCCTGGCCGCATCCGGAGCTGGACACGCCGGGGCCTCAGGCGGAGGAAGCCCGCGGCGTCTATTGCGGACCCATCGGCGTCGAGTTCATGCACCTGCCGTACCCGGACCGTTGCGCATTCGTCCGGGATCGGATGGAGGCCTCTTCCGGGCCGGTTCCGGACCGCGCGCGCCTCCTCGACCTCCTGGTCCGCGCGGACACCTTCGAGCAGGTGCTTCAGCGCCGTTACCTGGGCACGAAGCGGTACTCCGCGGAAGGG includes the following:
- a CDS encoding outer membrane beta-barrel protein, with protein sequence MNVASLCTVMGVLMAAPAAWGEGDAVRTPAPKEEEAVLAIDPLPRTLVEEEPLAGAEEEDLFEEASQVQPPRTGFSLGPRAGYLRARDADRGTWFGGVQARLRLSPAFALEGSIEFHQDEFADGSVEVTQYPVQATALLYPFPELPFQVYVLGGAGWYFTRFSFEDELEDLDDETDSVWGIHVGVGAELFAGDAFSLDADVRYIFLDESDDVSGGQFGEFDDDEMDFWQITLALNFRF